The following proteins are encoded in a genomic region of Gouania willdenowi chromosome 6, fGouWil2.1, whole genome shotgun sequence:
- the dnajc24 gene encoding dnaJ homolog subfamily C member 24 isoform X3: MAEFPEKDLYAVLGANASDSVQQLRHKYQQLALQFHPDRLVGEETTQLHWAVNRFIEVEAAWRILSDLSSRREYDLQRRGAGVYTHDCRCGGGFSLSKEVLEEETQLMEEDGLQGAVLVCCDTCSLSVCVTHTR, from the exons ATGGCTGAATTCCCAGAGAAGGATCTGTATGCAGTTCTGGGAGCCAACGCCTCAGACTCCGTCCAGCAGCTCAGACACAAATACCAGCAGCTGGCCTTACAG TTTCATCCTGACAGGTTGGTGGGTGAGGAGACCACACAGTTGCACTGGGCTGTAAACAGGTTCATAGAGGTTGAAGCTGCCTGGAGGATCCTCAGTGACCTCAGCTCCAGAAGAGAGTATGATCTGCAAAGGAGAG gtgCGGGTGTGTACACACACGACTGTCGCTGTGGAGGAGGATTCAGCCTCTCCAAGGAGGTGTTGGAGGAGGAGACGCAGCTGATGGAGGAGGACGGACTGCAAGGAGCAGTGCTGGTGTGCTGCGACACATGCTCCCTCAGTGTGTGCGTCACACACACGCGATGA
- the dnajc24 gene encoding dnaJ homolog subfamily C member 24 isoform X2 has product MAEFPEKDLYAVLGANASDSVQQLRHKYQQLALQFHPDRLVGEETTQLHWAVNRFIEVEAAWRILSDLSSRREYDLQRRAQELKQDGPVDSVVYLEDMTWDQGAGVYTHDCRCGGGFSLSKEVLEEETQLMEEDGLQGAVLVCCDTCSLSVCVTHTR; this is encoded by the exons ATGGCTGAATTCCCAGAGAAGGATCTGTATGCAGTTCTGGGAGCCAACGCCTCAGACTCCGTCCAGCAGCTCAGACACAAATACCAGCAGCTGGCCTTACAG TTTCATCCTGACAGGTTGGTGGGTGAGGAGACCACACAGTTGCACTGGGCTGTAAACAGGTTCATAGAGGTTGAAGCTGCCTGGAGGATCCTCAGTGACCTCAGCTCCAGAAGAGAGTATGATCTGCAAAGGAGAG CACAGGAACTAAAGCAAGACGGACCAGTGGACTCCGTTGTATATCTGGAGGACATGACCTGGGATCAGG gtgCGGGTGTGTACACACACGACTGTCGCTGTGGAGGAGGATTCAGCCTCTCCAAGGAGGTGTTGGAGGAGGAGACGCAGCTGATGGAGGAGGACGGACTGCAAGGAGCAGTGCTGGTGTGCTGCGACACATGCTCCCTCAGTGTGTGCGTCACACACACGCGATGA
- the dnajc24 gene encoding dnaJ homolog subfamily C member 24 isoform X1, which yields MAEFPEKDLYAVLGANASDSVQQLRHKYQQLALQFHPDRLVGEETTQLHWAVNRFIEVEAAWRILSDLSSRREYDLQRRGQTSISHPSIPPWLDQAEGREQELKQDGPVDSVVYLEDMTWDQGAGVYTHDCRCGGGFSLSKEVLEEETQLMEEDGLQGAVLVCCDTCSLSVCVTHTR from the exons ATGGCTGAATTCCCAGAGAAGGATCTGTATGCAGTTCTGGGAGCCAACGCCTCAGACTCCGTCCAGCAGCTCAGACACAAATACCAGCAGCTGGCCTTACAG TTTCATCCTGACAGGTTGGTGGGTGAGGAGACCACACAGTTGCACTGGGCTGTAAACAGGTTCATAGAGGTTGAAGCTGCCTGGAGGATCCTCAGTGACCTCAGCTCCAGAAGAGAGTATGATCTGCAAAGGAGAGGTCAGACATCCATCTCACATCCATCCATTCCTCCATGGTTAGATCAGGCTGAAGGAAGAGAGCAG GAACTAAAGCAAGACGGACCAGTGGACTCCGTTGTATATCTGGAGGACATGACCTGGGATCAGG gtgCGGGTGTGTACACACACGACTGTCGCTGTGGAGGAGGATTCAGCCTCTCCAAGGAGGTGTTGGAGGAGGAGACGCAGCTGATGGAGGAGGACGGACTGCAAGGAGCAGTGCTGGTGTGCTGCGACACATGCTCCCTCAGTGTGTGCGTCACACACACGCGATGA